Proteins encoded together in one Chthonomonadales bacterium window:
- a CDS encoding SdpI family protein yields the protein MSEPMCLALAWSLTGALLCVLAVPLIRSRVPRNPFYGFRTRKTLRSDAIWYPANRYAGRALFVAGLVIAVGGLLTMSIAWALPAEVVCWFGLALIVVPLTVAVAKSLLFLRRL from the coding sequence ATGTCCGAGCCAATGTGCCTCGCGCTGGCCTGGTCGCTCACCGGGGCGCTGCTCTGTGTGCTCGCGGTTCCGCTCATCCGCAGCCGCGTTCCTCGCAACCCATTCTATGGGTTCCGCACGCGCAAGACGCTTCGCTCCGACGCCATCTGGTATCCCGCGAATCGCTACGCCGGCCGTGCGCTGTTCGTCGCGGGCCTCGTCATCGCGGTCGGCGGCCTGCTGACCATGAGCATCGCCTGGGCGCTGCCGGCCGAGGTCGTCTGCTGGTTCGGGCTGGCGCTCATCGTCGTCCCGTTGACTGTCGCCGTCGCGAAGAGCCTGCTGTTCCTGCGGCGCCTGTAG
- a CDS encoding B12-binding domain-containing protein produces MTDLQPLYVAVLEGDTPTTKTIVQKALEEGADPQDLLSSYMIPAMDEVGRRFEANEYFVPELLIAARAMKGALEFIRPRLAETGAKPTGKVVIGTVRGDLHDIGKNLVAAMLEGGGFEVIDLGVDVSPEKFVEAARERGAQVIAMSALLTTTMPGM; encoded by the coding sequence ATGACCGACCTGCAACCCCTGTACGTCGCCGTGCTGGAGGGCGACACGCCAACCACGAAGACCATCGTCCAGAAGGCGCTGGAGGAGGGCGCGGACCCGCAGGACCTGCTCTCCAGCTACATGATCCCGGCGATGGACGAAGTGGGCCGACGCTTCGAGGCCAACGAGTACTTCGTTCCCGAGCTGCTGATCGCCGCCCGGGCGATGAAGGGTGCGCTGGAGTTCATCCGCCCGCGCCTGGCGGAGACCGGGGCGAAGCCGACGGGCAAGGTGGTGATCGGGACGGTGCGGGGCGACCTGCACGATATCGGCAAGAACCTGGTGGCGGCGATGCTGGAGGGCGGCGGCTTCGAGGTGATCGACCTGGGCGTGGACGTGAGCCCGGAGAAGTTCGTGGAGGCGGCGCGGGAGCGTGGCGCCCAGGTCATCGCGATGTCGGCGCTGCTGACCACGACGATGCCGGGGATGA
- a CDS encoding phytanoyl-CoA dioxygenase family protein — protein sequence MPESYMPNEADVRFFHQNGYWVAPSIFGADLVERAREHMEMLRRKEFEKGEEPLAHYQPSGDAALGLLKIDNGWWADRVIERIATSAALGQVASALLGAPKVRLWHDQVLLKPGGGGAAGHVGWHQDRGYWASSSTADMLTAWVALDDVDESNGCMRVVPGSNHWGLVNESDFFNPDMEGQRERMRVPEGAEWGEVPLIMCAGQASFHHCMTLHGSGPNRTDRPRRSVAVHLMSGEARLVAGKGHANERVLGGRDGDPFAGPRFPLVWPAA from the coding sequence ATGCCCGAGAGCTACATGCCGAACGAGGCCGACGTACGCTTCTTCCACCAGAACGGGTACTGGGTTGCGCCGAGCATCTTCGGCGCCGACCTGGTGGAGCGCGCCCGCGAGCACATGGAGATGCTGCGGCGCAAGGAGTTCGAGAAGGGCGAGGAGCCGCTGGCGCACTACCAGCCGAGTGGCGACGCGGCGCTCGGCCTGCTGAAGATCGACAACGGCTGGTGGGCCGACCGCGTGATCGAGCGGATCGCCACGAGCGCGGCGCTCGGCCAGGTGGCCTCGGCGCTCCTCGGGGCGCCGAAGGTGCGGCTCTGGCACGACCAGGTGCTTCTGAAGCCGGGCGGGGGCGGCGCGGCCGGCCACGTCGGGTGGCACCAGGATCGCGGTTACTGGGCCTCCAGCAGCACCGCCGACATGCTCACCGCCTGGGTGGCGCTGGACGACGTGGACGAGTCGAACGGGTGCATGCGCGTGGTGCCCGGCAGCAACCACTGGGGGCTCGTGAACGAGAGCGACTTCTTCAACCCGGACATGGAGGGCCAGCGCGAGCGGATGCGGGTTCCCGAGGGCGCGGAGTGGGGCGAGGTACCTCTCATCATGTGTGCCGGGCAAGCGAGCTTTCATCACTGCATGACGCTGCACGGCAGCGGGCCCAACCGTACCGATCGGCCCAGGCGCTCCGTGGCAGTGCACCTGATGTCGGGCGAGGCGCGGCTGGTGGCGGGCAAGGGGCACGCGAACGAGCGCGTGCTCGGCGGCCGCGACGGTGACCCCTTCGCCGGCCCCCGGTTCCCGCTCGTCTGGCCCGCCGCGTAA
- a CDS encoding Gfo/Idh/MocA family oxidoreductase, which yields MDPAPTTLAEFGIEPAFAMPRRDDWRIGMVGFGSIARHAHAPAYRAMGWPMVAVADPDSGARRAARDLGVSAVYDDYRALIADPRVEVVDLLAQANVREEVVEAAADAGKPLITEKPLARTVAECERMIGRAARAGIALAVHQNYRWMPANYAARALVRAGWVGEPYLVSIQIFGSQDVHLAGHAFYASCDDFLTVQWDNHLADLLRCWTGRNARRVLARTGRMAGQSFASDNLICVLADFGPGLTGHVLHHELLRSSLASQPCRIDGDGGSLVFDLWGTTITLDSVRLEGGPRRIDLAPLGLPPSFAGSMGDFLAAVEEGREPEVSGRRNLATIRTIIAEHASARAGGVWVEVAAG from the coding sequence ATGGACCCCGCGCCGACCACGCTCGCCGAGTTCGGCATCGAGCCGGCCTTCGCCATGCCGCGCCGCGACGATTGGCGGATCGGAATGGTCGGATTTGGCAGTATCGCGCGCCACGCCCACGCGCCCGCCTACCGGGCGATGGGCTGGCCGATGGTCGCCGTTGCCGACCCCGACTCTGGCGCACGCCGGGCCGCCCGCGACCTCGGCGTGTCCGCCGTCTACGACGACTACCGCGCTCTGATCGCCGATCCACGCGTCGAGGTGGTGGACCTCCTCGCTCAGGCCAACGTGCGCGAGGAGGTCGTGGAGGCGGCCGCCGATGCGGGGAAGCCGCTCATCACCGAGAAGCCTCTGGCGCGCACCGTGGCCGAGTGCGAGCGCATGATCGGGCGCGCCGCGCGCGCCGGCATCGCGCTCGCCGTCCATCAGAACTACCGATGGATGCCGGCCAACTACGCGGCGCGCGCCCTCGTGCGGGCCGGATGGGTTGGGGAGCCCTATCTGGTCAGCATCCAGATATTCGGTAGCCAGGATGTGCACCTCGCCGGCCACGCCTTCTACGCAAGCTGTGACGACTTCCTCACGGTGCAGTGGGACAACCACCTGGCCGACCTGTTGCGCTGCTGGACCGGCCGGAATGCGCGCCGTGTGCTGGCCCGGACCGGGCGCATGGCCGGTCAGAGCTTCGCCAGCGACAACCTGATCTGCGTGCTCGCGGACTTCGGCCCCGGTCTCACCGGCCACGTCCTGCACCACGAGCTCCTGCGCTCCTCGCTCGCGTCGCAGCCGTGCCGCATCGACGGCGACGGCGGCTCGCTCGTCTTCGATCTCTGGGGCACAACGATCACGCTCGATTCGGTGCGGCTGGAGGGCGGGCCGCGCCGCATCGACCTGGCGCCGCTCGGCCTGCCGCCCTCGTTCGCCGGCAGCATGGGCGACTTCCTGGCGGCGGTCGAGGAGGGCCGCGAGCCGGAGGTGAGCGGCCGGCGAAACCTGGCGACGATCCGCACCATCATCGCGGAGCACGCGAGCGCGCGGGCTGGCGGCGTGTGGGTGGAGGTGGCCGCCGGATGA
- a CDS encoding glycoside hydrolase family 99-like domain-containing protein translates to MAGRYEVGAYYFPNYHVDPRNEAAHGAGWTEWELVRRAHPRFPGHRQPRVPLWGFEDEADPAVFARKIDTAADHGIGHFLFDWYHYEDGPFLNRCLDEGYKGASNRHRLQYALMWANHTWVDIHPAKYAGEPDVLQRGEVSPAGWGRIMDRLVADHFAHPGYLRVDGRPYFSIYELATFLRGLGGVEAGREGLEELRRRCRAAGQPEPHLNCVLWGHIVLPGEQVIQDPARVLPALGFDSFTSYVWVHHVAPVGEPTTPYRAMEDGYLAYAERAVSEIPLPYFPNATVGWDPSPRCCQSDTYRTTGYPWTPVLDGNTPAAFAAALRRVRAHMDRHGIQMMSINAWNEWTEGSYLEPDTERGMGYLRAIREVFGDGG, encoded by the coding sequence ATGGCCGGCCGCTACGAGGTGGGGGCCTACTACTTCCCGAACTACCACGTTGATCCGCGCAACGAGGCGGCGCATGGCGCGGGCTGGACCGAATGGGAGCTGGTGCGCCGCGCGCATCCGCGCTTCCCGGGCCACCGCCAGCCGCGCGTGCCGCTCTGGGGCTTCGAGGACGAGGCCGACCCGGCCGTCTTCGCGCGCAAGATCGATACCGCCGCCGACCACGGCATCGGGCACTTCCTCTTCGACTGGTACCACTACGAGGACGGCCCATTCCTCAACCGCTGCCTCGATGAGGGCTACAAGGGAGCCTCCAACCGCCACCGCCTCCAGTACGCGCTCATGTGGGCCAACCATACCTGGGTCGACATCCACCCGGCGAAGTATGCGGGAGAGCCGGATGTGCTGCAGCGGGGCGAGGTCTCCCCGGCCGGCTGGGGCCGCATCATGGACCGTCTGGTGGCGGACCACTTCGCCCATCCCGGTTACTTGCGCGTGGACGGCCGGCCCTACTTCTCGATCTACGAGCTCGCCACCTTCCTTCGGGGCCTGGGCGGCGTGGAGGCCGGCCGCGAGGGCCTGGAGGAGCTGCGCCGGCGATGTCGGGCGGCCGGGCAGCCCGAGCCGCACCTGAACTGCGTGCTCTGGGGCCACATCGTGCTGCCCGGCGAGCAGGTGATCCAGGACCCCGCCCGCGTGCTGCCCGCCCTCGGGTTCGACAGTTTCACGAGCTACGTGTGGGTCCATCACGTGGCGCCCGTCGGCGAGCCGACCACGCCCTATCGCGCGATGGAGGATGGGTACCTCGCCTACGCGGAGCGCGCCGTCTCCGAGATCCCCCTGCCCTACTTCCCGAACGCAACCGTTGGGTGGGACCCCAGCCCACGCTGCTGCCAGTCCGACACCTACCGCACGACCGGCTATCCCTGGACCCCGGTGCTCGATGGCAACACGCCGGCCGCGTTCGCGGCGGCCCTGCGCCGGGTGCGCGCACACATGGACCGTCACGGCATCCAGATGATGAGCATCAACGCCTGGAACGAGTGGACGGAGGGCAGCTATCTCGAGCCGGACACCGAGAGGGGGATGGGTTACCTGCGGGCAATACGCGAGGTCTTTGGCGACGGAGGGTAG
- a CDS encoding DUF4965 domain-containing protein, whose protein sequence is MRLATARVLARCVAFVLLPCLFTNVAPRALCAFRPPSVPLVTHDPYFSIWSPADRLTDAATVHWTGRAQAMRSLVRIDGRVYRLMGSDPADAPALPQVSLEVRPTRTVYRFQGAGVSLALTFLSPMLPEDLDTLSRPVTYLTWRARASDGRSHRVALYFDAGCEIAVNTPRQAVRWGRARVPGLQAMRCGTVEQPILVARGDDVRIDWGYLYVAAPDARGVATAIGDGEALRRAFAEQGALPRRDDPDMPRRADDRGVVLAAAFAATPVDARPVTRQAMVAYDDRRSILYFGEMLRPYWRRAGMDAEGLLRSARTDYPALEARSRAFDERLLAALRAAGGETYARIGALLYRQCIAANKLAADARGMPLLFPKENFSNGCIATVDVIYPMSPLFLLMGSALSRAMLVPVLDYAASPRWRFPFAPHDLGTYPHATGQVYGGGERSEENQMPVEESANMILMVAALSRAEGSPAFARRYWALIGRWADYLRRKGMDPENQLCTDDFAGHLAHNANLSVKAILALGAYAGLCRQTGRAREGARYAALARAYAARWARMATEGDHTLLAFDRPGTWSQKYNLVWDHLLALGLFPPSVARREVAFCLRAQNRYGLPLDSRKAWTKLDWSVWSASLADRQADFEALLRPVEAFLNATPQRVPATDFYWTDRPDQAGMQARPVVGGAFIRLMNDPAGWRAWFARGARVTASWAPQPTPAPVVRALAAADTLAAPWRYTLERPAENWARPAFDDSGWREGLSGFGAPGTPGARIGTTWTTRDIWLRRRFTLGAAMPREPRLWIHHDEDAEVFVNGVPAARLGGYTVDYVRAPMSLPARRALRAGENVLAVHCRQTAGGQYIDVGIAAIPASTGAAGTAGSSRRRQSTGRR, encoded by the coding sequence GTGCGCCTTGCCACCGCGCGCGTCCTCGCCCGATGCGTGGCGTTCGTGCTGCTGCCGTGCCTGTTCACGAACGTGGCGCCCCGTGCCCTGTGCGCCTTCCGGCCGCCATCGGTACCCCTCGTCACGCACGACCCCTACTTCAGCATCTGGTCGCCCGCCGACCGGCTGACGGACGCCGCCACCGTGCACTGGACCGGCCGCGCGCAGGCGATGCGCAGCCTGGTGCGGATCGATGGCCGCGTCTACCGCCTGATGGGCTCCGACCCCGCGGACGCGCCCGCGCTCCCCCAGGTCTCCCTGGAAGTGCGCCCCACGCGGACCGTCTACCGCTTTCAGGGCGCGGGCGTCTCGCTGGCGCTCACGTTCCTCTCACCGATGCTGCCCGAGGACCTGGACACGCTCTCACGGCCCGTCACCTACCTCACCTGGCGCGCCCGCGCCTCCGACGGCCGCTCGCACCGCGTGGCGCTCTACTTCGACGCGGGATGCGAGATCGCCGTCAACACCCCGCGCCAGGCCGTGCGCTGGGGACGGGCGCGCGTGCCCGGCCTACAGGCGATGCGCTGCGGAACCGTCGAGCAGCCGATCCTCGTCGCGCGCGGCGACGACGTCCGCATCGACTGGGGATACCTCTATGTGGCCGCGCCGGACGCGCGGGGAGTCGCCACCGCCATCGGCGACGGAGAGGCGCTGCGGCGCGCGTTCGCCGAGCAGGGCGCGCTGCCCCGGCGCGACGACCCGGACATGCCGCGCCGCGCCGACGATCGCGGCGTCGTTCTCGCCGCCGCCTTCGCCGCGACGCCCGTGGACGCGCGCCCCGTCACCCGCCAGGCGATGGTGGCCTACGACGATCGTCGCTCGATCCTGTACTTCGGGGAGATGCTGCGCCCCTACTGGCGCCGCGCGGGCATGGACGCGGAGGGCCTCCTGCGCTCCGCCCGCACCGACTACCCCGCGCTCGAGGCGCGCAGCCGCGCCTTCGACGAGCGTCTCCTGGCCGCCCTTCGCGCCGCCGGAGGGGAGACCTACGCCCGCATCGGCGCACTGCTCTACCGCCAGTGCATCGCCGCCAACAAGCTCGCCGCCGACGCCAGAGGCATGCCCCTCCTCTTCCCCAAGGAGAACTTCAGCAACGGTTGCATCGCCACCGTCGATGTCATCTACCCGATGTCGCCGCTCTTCCTGCTGATGGGCTCCGCCCTGTCCCGCGCGATGCTCGTTCCCGTCCTGGACTACGCCGCCTCGCCGCGCTGGCGCTTCCCCTTCGCGCCGCACGACCTGGGCACCTACCCGCACGCCACCGGGCAGGTCTATGGCGGCGGAGAGCGAAGCGAGGAGAACCAGATGCCGGTCGAGGAGAGCGCCAACATGATCCTGATGGTCGCGGCGCTCTCCAGGGCGGAGGGAAGCCCGGCCTTCGCGCGCCGCTATTGGGCGCTGATCGGGCGCTGGGCCGACTACCTGCGGCGAAAGGGGATGGACCCGGAGAACCAGCTCTGCACCGACGACTTCGCCGGCCATCTCGCGCACAACGCCAACCTGTCGGTCAAGGCCATTCTAGCCCTCGGCGCCTATGCGGGCCTCTGCCGCCAGACGGGCCGCGCGCGGGAGGGCGCCCGCTACGCCGCCCTGGCGCGCGCCTATGCCGCGCGCTGGGCGCGGATGGCGACCGAGGGCGACCACACGCTGCTGGCGTTCGACCGCCCGGGCACCTGGAGCCAGAAGTACAACCTGGTGTGGGACCACCTGCTCGCGCTCGGGCTCTTCCCCCCGTCCGTGGCGCGTCGCGAGGTCGCCTTCTGCCTGCGCGCCCAGAACCGCTACGGCCTTCCACTGGACAGCCGCAAGGCCTGGACGAAGCTTGACTGGAGCGTCTGGTCGGCCAGCCTGGCCGACCGCCAGGCGGACTTCGAGGCGCTGCTCCGCCCGGTCGAGGCGTTCCTGAACGCCACGCCGCAGCGCGTGCCCGCGACCGATTTCTATTGGACCGACCGGCCCGACCAGGCCGGAATGCAGGCGCGGCCGGTCGTCGGCGGCGCGTTCATCCGGCTGATGAACGACCCGGCTGGCTGGCGAGCCTGGTTCGCCCGCGGCGCCCGCGTCACGGCGAGCTGGGCGCCGCAGCCCACCCCGGCGCCGGTGGTGCGCGCCCTCGCGGCCGCCGACACGCTGGCCGCGCCCTGGCGTTACACGCTGGAGCGGCCGGCGGAGAACTGGGCGCGGCCAGCGTTCGACGACTCGGGCTGGCGGGAGGGGCTCTCGGGGTTCGGGGCGCCGGGCACTCCGGGCGCGCGGATCGGGACGACGTGGACGACGCGCGACATATGGCTACGCCGCCGCTTCACCCTCGGCGCCGCGATGCCGCGCGAGCCCCGCCTCTGGATCCACCACGACGAGGACGCCGAGGTGTTCGTGAACGGCGTCCCGGCCGCGCGCCTCGGCGGCTACACCGTCGACTACGTGCGGGCGCCGATGTCGTTGCCGGCCCGCCGGGCGCTGCGCGCGGGCGAGAACGTTCTCGCGGTGCACTGCCGCCAGACGGCCGGCGGACAGTACATCGACGTCGGGATCGCGGCGATCCCCGCCTCTACAGGCGCCGCAGGAACAGCAGGCTCTTCGCGACGGCGACAGTCAACGGGACGACGATGA
- a CDS encoding peptidoglycan-binding protein: protein MTRKAAVESGEGVRQWQEFLAGQKLYAGRIDGYFGPRTQAATVAFQRALNDASRLGAEAESKTRAATAVSEPAQVTLTPDGIVGPLTLAKARDLGYQPPEVGQRLGRSRFDVGPHRDDLRECRPYFLVPLLGLAPEEQREYARRKIADAALGLAAAGKPVTDLYFLSHGWHRNFYGAIEAYDRLTSRYSALLRRGRLAGGDAGHSPMFVTLHWHSDPGDDDFADRAGRKGRDSYMANVRAVFDVDAPRRRAAPCAAANPLNDFEDIFELLSQVSAPGIHALNPLFEERGSELLNALDCYELRCARTPASRAEKAAAVWRCYHEATPSRVLLDQDAEPERYNTPWQALWVTGKVLVPTVGLSALLLFLFNITRPHLATAWSYLAQIPLPVYVMALAVCLLVLATAAAWQQSVHQNRRGRTLPIGVALMWVPVQVIATVPLLAVALTTFLVGGLYARLTGCKAPVPLLFDERLGRRDDPVSTHAVDRAVYARSALAWLARLPVHLLCAALAPDSAAVGIASALDRQLAFWQMQRKAVEAGRAAARFAADLLAEAEALGGARVHLLGHSFGGLVVANAARHLALDSELRERLGERRLHSICLIEAALGSAWFESEEALRRSVDGAIANIYSAYDTANGFYYPLGNNGRLAAGSVGMFRVGAEAPERRLRFASITSPPDLDSPEYLPEGVTPRPRGAGPRLLNLDASRLIFSGPPAAGGGHSDIYKDDVVHLAAAVTAISAAPPPPGPPSAAKPAAADTASPAEPPDASPEGREPGGGLPMERVLEEVDTLPPSEAAVREPERPAVAASRPARRRRAQPPDRRS, encoded by the coding sequence ATGACCAGGAAGGCGGCGGTGGAATCGGGCGAGGGCGTCAGGCAATGGCAGGAGTTCCTCGCCGGTCAGAAACTCTACGCCGGTCGCATCGACGGGTACTTCGGCCCCAGGACGCAGGCAGCCACGGTCGCCTTCCAGCGGGCGCTGAACGACGCCTCGCGCCTCGGCGCGGAGGCGGAGAGCAAGACGCGGGCGGCCACGGCCGTTTCTGAGCCGGCCCAGGTCACGCTCACGCCGGACGGCATCGTGGGCCCGCTGACGCTGGCGAAGGCGCGGGATCTGGGCTACCAGCCCCCGGAGGTGGGGCAGCGCCTCGGCCGAAGCCGTTTTGACGTTGGGCCTCACCGCGATGACCTGCGCGAGTGTCGCCCCTACTTCCTGGTGCCGCTGCTGGGCCTGGCGCCGGAGGAGCAGCGCGAGTATGCGCGCCGCAAGATCGCGGACGCCGCCCTCGGGCTGGCTGCGGCCGGCAAGCCGGTCACCGACCTGTACTTCCTGAGCCACGGGTGGCACCGCAACTTCTACGGCGCGATCGAGGCCTACGACCGGCTGACGAGCCGCTATTCCGCGCTCCTGCGGCGTGGCCGCCTCGCCGGCGGCGACGCCGGGCACTCCCCGATGTTCGTCACGCTCCACTGGCACTCCGACCCCGGCGACGACGACTTCGCCGACCGCGCCGGCCGCAAGGGCCGTGACAGCTACATGGCCAACGTGCGGGCTGTGTTCGATGTCGATGCGCCGCGCCGCCGAGCCGCGCCGTGCGCGGCCGCCAACCCGCTCAACGACTTCGAGGACATCTTCGAGCTGCTCTCACAGGTCTCGGCCCCGGGCATCCACGCCCTCAACCCGTTGTTCGAGGAGCGCGGGAGCGAGTTGCTCAACGCTCTGGACTGCTATGAGCTGCGGTGCGCGCGCACCCCGGCCAGCCGCGCGGAGAAGGCGGCCGCCGTCTGGCGCTGCTACCACGAGGCCACGCCCAGCCGCGTCCTGCTCGACCAGGACGCCGAGCCGGAGCGCTACAACACGCCCTGGCAGGCCCTATGGGTGACCGGCAAGGTGCTGGTGCCCACCGTCGGCCTCAGCGCGCTACTTCTGTTCCTCTTCAACATAACCAGGCCGCACCTCGCGACGGCCTGGAGCTACCTTGCGCAGATCCCACTGCCGGTGTACGTGATGGCGCTGGCGGTCTGCCTCCTCGTGCTCGCCACTGCCGCGGCATGGCAGCAGAGCGTGCACCAGAACCGCCGTGGGCGAACGCTGCCGATCGGCGTGGCGCTCATGTGGGTCCCCGTGCAGGTCATCGCCACGGTGCCCCTTCTCGCCGTTGCCCTGACCACTTTTCTCGTCGGCGGCCTCTACGCGCGGCTGACCGGCTGCAAGGCCCCCGTGCCGCTCCTCTTCGACGAGCGACTGGGCCGCCGCGACGACCCGGTCTCGACACACGCGGTCGATCGCGCCGTCTACGCGCGGTCGGCCCTTGCCTGGCTCGCCCGGCTGCCCGTCCACCTGCTCTGCGCGGCGCTCGCGCCGGACAGCGCGGCCGTCGGCATCGCCAGCGCGCTCGACCGGCAGCTCGCCTTCTGGCAGATGCAGCGCAAGGCGGTGGAGGCCGGCCGCGCGGCCGCGCGGTTCGCCGCGGACCTCCTGGCGGAGGCGGAGGCGCTCGGCGGCGCCCGCGTCCATCTGCTCGGGCACAGCTTCGGCGGGCTGGTGGTGGCGAACGCGGCACGGCACCTGGCGCTCGACTCGGAGCTTCGGGAGAGGCTCGGCGAGCGGCGGTTGCACTCGATCTGCCTGATCGAGGCGGCGCTCGGAAGCGCCTGGTTCGAGAGCGAAGAGGCTCTGCGCCGATCGGTGGACGGCGCCATCGCCAACATCTACTCGGCCTACGATACCGCCAACGGCTTCTACTATCCGCTCGGCAACAACGGGCGCCTTGCCGCGGGCAGCGTCGGGATGTTCCGCGTGGGCGCCGAGGCGCCCGAGCGGCGGCTGCGGTTCGCCTCCATCACCTCGCCGCCGGACCTCGACTCGCCGGAGTACCTGCCCGAGGGGGTCACGCCCAGGCCGCGCGGCGCCGGACCGCGTCTGCTGAACCTGGACGCGAGCCGACTCATCTTCAGCGGGCCGCCGGCGGCCGGCGGCGGGCACAGCGACATCTACAAGGACGACGTGGTGCATCTCGCGGCTGCCGTGACGGCCATTTCGGCGGCGCCCCCTCCGCCCGGCCCGCCCTCCGCCGCGAAGCCTGCCGCAGCCGACACGGCGAGCCCGGCGGAGCCGCCGGACGCCTCGCCCGAAGGCCGGGAGCCTGGCGGCGGACTGCCCATGGAGCGCGTGCTTGAGGAGGTCGACACGCTGCCACCTTCCGAGGCCGCCGTGCGCGAGCCGGAGCGGCCCGCCGTCGCCGCGTCGCGCCCGGCTCGCCGTCGCAGGGCGCAGCCGCCCGACCGTCGCTCGTGA
- a CDS encoding AraC family transcriptional regulator, translating to MCLLPCGACIEERFERPVSHAWIQVNYFGTAVCTARRVIPPHMHGHYEICVMTEGRALYTVDGERYRLDAGDLCLTKPGQLHEMRGADLGDWSMFYAAVEVAGLPDIEMAFRLAPARYLSGCSESLPLLTRVLDEARQPGLGTAHLLQSLMTAWLIDVARRLSPATPRRAVHSPYSHPVECARGYVERNACYRLSAEEVARAVGLSPSRLAHRFTEEMGVPLGRYVRNVLMQRALRLLEDGRLNVSQIANEMGFPSVHYFSAAFKRHWGAPPSRYVRRGGNEAEAPRRIVTRV from the coding sequence ATGTGCCTGCTGCCGTGCGGCGCGTGCATCGAGGAACGGTTCGAACGTCCGGTATCCCACGCGTGGATCCAGGTCAACTACTTCGGGACCGCGGTCTGCACGGCGCGTCGCGTCATCCCCCCGCACATGCACGGGCACTACGAGATCTGCGTGATGACCGAGGGACGCGCCCTCTACACGGTTGACGGCGAACGCTACCGGCTGGACGCGGGCGATCTCTGCCTGACGAAGCCCGGCCAGCTCCACGAGATGCGCGGCGCCGACCTGGGCGACTGGAGCATGTTCTATGCGGCCGTCGAAGTGGCCGGCCTGCCCGACATTGAGATGGCGTTCCGCCTGGCTCCGGCCCGCTACCTCTCCGGCTGTTCCGAGAGCCTGCCGTTGCTGACCCGCGTGCTCGACGAGGCTCGCCAGCCAGGCCTTGGCACCGCCCACCTCCTCCAGTCGCTGATGACGGCATGGCTCATCGATGTGGCGCGCCGCCTGTCGCCCGCTACCCCGCGGCGGGCGGTGCACTCCCCCTACTCGCACCCCGTCGAGTGCGCCCGCGGCTACGTGGAGCGGAACGCCTGCTACCGTCTGTCGGCGGAGGAGGTGGCGCGCGCCGTCGGGCTGAGCCCGTCGCGACTGGCGCACCGCTTCACGGAGGAGATGGGCGTGCCGCTCGGGCGCTACGTGCGCAACGTGCTGATGCAGCGAGCGCTTCGGCTGCTGGAGGACGGACGGCTCAACGTTTCGCAGATCGCCAACGAGATGGGCTTCCCGTCGGTACACTACTTCAGCGCGGCGTTCAAACGGCACTGGGGCGCGCCGCCCAGCCGCTACGTACGGCGCGGCGGGAACGAGGCGGAGGCGCCGCGCCGCATCGTCACCCGGGTGTAG